The following are encoded in a window of Deinococcus carri genomic DNA:
- a CDS encoding polyprenyl synthetase family protein encodes MTGVAALTLPGAVFETRLREVLRSRVEFIELIGEDLVAAGGKRARPAVTFLAAQTLGLEAQDTRWSAVTDLAVCVELLHSASLLHDDLIDDADTRRGQQAAFRRFGNVVSVMSGDFMLSRLLTLLAGLPQGAALTRAFGEAASQICEGEVLQFQVAAYADYGLKQYLDIIHGKTAALLELAASAPALLLNAPAPQREALLTFGREYGLAFQMQDDLLDLMGDEATLGKPVGGDLREGKATLPVLHLLDGPHGGEVREVLERRAAGPGDVARVRELALLEGAAGRTRGEIHRRARLAVEALEALPASPAREALAELPRREIERTR; translated from the coding sequence ATGACTGGCGTGGCCGCCCTGACCCTCCCCGGTGCCGTCTTCGAGACGCGGCTGCGCGAGGTGCTGCGCTCGCGGGTGGAGTTTATCGAGCTGATCGGGGAAGACCTGGTGGCGGCGGGCGGTAAACGCGCGCGGCCTGCGGTGACCTTTCTGGCCGCGCAGACGCTCGGGCTGGAGGCCCAGGACACCCGCTGGAGTGCCGTGACCGACCTGGCCGTGTGCGTGGAGCTGCTGCACTCGGCCAGCCTGCTGCACGACGACCTGATCGACGACGCCGACACCCGCCGGGGCCAGCAGGCGGCCTTCCGGCGCTTCGGCAACGTCGTCAGCGTGATGAGCGGCGACTTCATGCTCTCGCGGCTGCTGACGCTGCTGGCCGGGCTGCCGCAGGGCGCGGCCCTGACCCGCGCCTTTGGGGAGGCGGCCTCCCAGATCTGCGAGGGTGAGGTGCTGCAATTCCAGGTTGCGGCCTACGCCGACTACGGCCTGAAGCAGTACCTGGACATCATCCACGGCAAGACGGCGGCACTACTGGAACTCGCCGCGAGTGCCCCGGCGCTGCTGCTGAACGCCCCGGCCCCGCAGCGGGAGGCACTGCTCACCTTCGGGCGCGAGTACGGCCTGGCCTTTCAGATGCAAGACGATCTGCTGGACCTGATGGGCGACGAGGCCACCCTCGGCAAGCCGGTGGGCGGCGACCTGCGCGAGGGCAAGGCCACCCTGCCCGTGCTGCACCTGCTGGACGGCCCGCACGGGGGCGAGGTCCGCGAGGTGCTCGAACGCCGCGCCGCCGGGCCGGGCGACGTGGCCCGCGTCCGCGAGCTGGCCCTGCTGGAGGGGGCCGCCGGGCGCACCCGGGGGGAGATTCACCGCCGCGCCCGCCTTGCTGTAGAGGCCCTGGAGGCCCTGCCTGCCTCCCCCGCCCGCGAGGCCCTGGCCGAGCTGCCCCGGCGCGAGATCGAACGCACCCGCTGA
- a CDS encoding Glu/Leu/Phe/Val dehydrogenase translates to MRASGLNWQGLMEQLQQALPYSEVNDQSLAYFKYPKRTLSVNLPVRMDDGTVRVFRGYRTVHSTARGPSTGGVRFTPGLNAHECEVLAAIVTLKAAVADLPLGGAKGGVDVDPQTLSPHELEGLTRRYTSELVELIGPSEDILSPDVGTDQQVMAWILDAYGENTGSTAGGMVVGKPLQLGGSYGSKDARGRSAALVTARVLAERGESLERARVAVYGFGDVGRKAAQTLAAQGALVVAVSDQNGATFDSSGLDLEALSAHREAHGSVQGFATDITPTEVIELDVDVLMLAYDYGSVNAGNAHAVRARYVVEAANRAVLPEAERFLKGQGVTILPDLVASIGGLVVNYLEWVQDASNFFWTEAEIERAIDLRVDAAVNTVTAFMRTRDVDMRTAAYAIALTRLHGAAVMRGVYP, encoded by the coding sequence ATGAGGGCATCAGGACTCAACTGGCAGGGCCTCATGGAGCAACTCCAGCAGGCGCTGCCGTACAGCGAGGTCAACGACCAGTCCCTCGCCTATTTCAAATACCCCAAACGCACCCTGAGCGTGAACCTGCCCGTCCGCATGGACGACGGCACGGTGCGCGTGTTCCGGGGCTACCGCACCGTTCACTCCACCGCGCGCGGCCCCAGCACCGGGGGCGTCCGCTTCACGCCCGGCCTGAATGCCCACGAGTGTGAGGTGCTGGCCGCCATCGTGACGCTCAAGGCCGCCGTGGCGGACCTGCCGCTGGGCGGCGCGAAGGGCGGCGTGGACGTGGACCCGCAGACCCTCAGCCCGCACGAGCTGGAAGGCCTGACCCGGCGCTACACCAGCGAACTGGTGGAACTGATCGGCCCCAGCGAGGACATCCTTTCGCCGGACGTGGGCACCGATCAGCAGGTCATGGCCTGGATTCTGGACGCCTACGGCGAGAACACCGGCTCCACGGCGGGCGGCATGGTCGTCGGCAAGCCGCTGCAACTGGGTGGCAGCTACGGCAGCAAGGATGCGCGGGGCCGCAGCGCCGCTCTGGTCACGGCGCGGGTGCTCGCGGAGCGCGGCGAGAGCCTGGAGCGTGCCCGCGTCGCCGTGTACGGCTTCGGGGACGTGGGACGCAAGGCCGCGCAGACCCTCGCCGCGCAGGGCGCGCTGGTGGTCGCGGTGTCGGACCAGAACGGCGCGACCTTTGACAGCAGCGGCCTGGACCTTGAGGCCCTCAGCGCGCACCGCGAGGCCCACGGCAGCGTGCAGGGCTTTGCCACCGACATCACCCCCACCGAGGTGATCGAACTCGACGTGGACGTGCTGATGCTCGCCTACGACTACGGCAGCGTGAATGCCGGCAACGCCCACGCGGTCCGCGCCCGCTACGTGGTCGAGGCCGCCAACCGCGCCGTGCTGCCCGAGGCCGAGCGCTTCCTGAAGGGCCAGGGCGTGACCATCCTGCCCGATCTGGTCGCCAGCATCGGCGGCCTGGTCGTCAACTACCTGGAATGGGTGCAGGACGCCAGCAACTTCTTCTGGACCGAGGCCGAGATCGAGCGCGCCATCGACCTGCGCGTGGACGCCGCCGTGAACACCGTGACCGCCTTCATGCGCACCCGCGACGTGGACATGCGCACCGCCGCCTACGCCATCGCCCTGACCCGCCTGCACGGGGCGGCGGTGATGCGCGGCGTGTATCCGTGA
- a CDS encoding Glu/Leu/Phe/Val dehydrogenase — protein sequence MTATQDPQNQTPEQKKLGQHQIPSYLDPNNIGPYEIFLEQVERVTPYLGKLAYWVETLKRPKRILIVDVPIHLDDGTVAHFEGYRVQHNTSRGPAKGGVRYHQDVTLSEVMALSAWMTIKNAAVNLPYGGGKGGIRIDPRKYSAGELERLTRRYTTEIGLIIGPEKDIPAPDVNTNPQTMAWMMDTYSMNVGRTATGVVTGKPVSLGGSLGRSDATGRGVFVTGAEALGKLGLPLSGARIAVQGFGNVGNAAARIFHDHGAKIVAIQDVTGTIASAAGIDPYAAADHLAKTGKITGFPGSEELKREEFWTVDCDVLIPAALEKQITEANAGQIKAKLIVEGANGPTTPQADDILRERGVTVVPDVLANAGGVTVSYFEWVQDFSSFFWTEEEINNRLDRIMSEAFLSLWDVKERHGVTLRTAAYIVACTRVLEARALRGLYP from the coding sequence ATGACCGCCACACAGGACCCGCAGAACCAGACGCCGGAGCAGAAGAAGCTCGGCCAGCACCAGATCCCCAGCTACCTCGACCCCAACAACATCGGCCCCTACGAGATTTTTCTGGAGCAGGTGGAGCGCGTCACGCCCTACCTGGGCAAGCTGGCGTACTGGGTCGAGACCCTCAAGCGGCCCAAGCGCATCCTGATCGTGGACGTGCCGATTCACCTCGACGACGGCACGGTCGCGCACTTCGAGGGCTACCGCGTGCAGCACAACACCTCGCGCGGCCCGGCCAAGGGCGGCGTGCGCTACCACCAGGACGTGACCCTCAGCGAAGTGATGGCGCTCTCGGCCTGGATGACCATCAAGAACGCCGCCGTGAACCTGCCCTACGGCGGCGGCAAGGGCGGTATCCGCATCGACCCGCGCAAGTATTCCGCCGGGGAACTCGAACGCCTCACCCGCCGCTACACCACCGAGATCGGCCTGATCATCGGGCCGGAAAAGGACATCCCCGCGCCCGACGTGAACACCAACCCGCAGACGATGGCGTGGATGATGGACACCTACTCCATGAACGTGGGCCGCACCGCGACCGGCGTGGTGACCGGCAAGCCTGTCTCGCTGGGCGGCTCGCTGGGCCGCAGCGACGCCACCGGGCGCGGCGTGTTCGTGACCGGCGCGGAGGCCCTGGGGAAACTGGGGCTGCCGCTCTCGGGCGCGCGCATCGCGGTGCAGGGCTTCGGCAACGTGGGCAACGCCGCCGCCCGCATCTTCCATGACCACGGCGCGAAGATCGTGGCGATTCAGGACGTGACGGGCACCATCGCCAGTGCCGCGGGCATCGACCCCTACGCCGCCGCCGACCACCTCGCCAAGACCGGCAAGATCACGGGCTTCCCCGGCAGCGAGGAGCTGAAGCGCGAGGAGTTCTGGACGGTGGACTGCGACGTGCTGATCCCCGCGGCGCTCGAAAAGCAGATCACCGAGGCGAATGCCGGGCAGATCAAGGCGAAACTGATCGTCGAGGGGGCCAACGGGCCGACCACGCCGCAGGCCGACGACATCCTGCGTGAGCGCGGCGTGACGGTGGTGCCGGACGTGCTGGCGAACGCGGGCGGCGTGACGGTCAGCTACTTCGAGTGGGTGCAGGACTTCTCCTCCTTCTTCTGGACCGAGGAGGAAATCAACAACCGCCTCGACCGCATCATGAGCGAGGCCTTCCTGAGCCTGTGGGACGTGAAGGAACGCCACGGCGTGACCCTGCGCACGGCGGCCTACATCGTCGCCTGCACCCGCGTGCTGGAGGCGCGGGCGCTGCGCGGGCTGTACCCGTAA